TAAGGAGGAGAACGGATGGCCAGGAAGAAATTCGAGAGGACGAAGCCGCATATAAACGTAGGGACGATCGGGCACGTGGACCACGGGAAGACGACGCTGACGTCGGCGATGACGAACATACTCTCGAAGACTGGGTTGGCGGAGTACATACCGTTTGACGACATAGACAAGGCACCGGAGGAGAAGGAGCGTGGGATCACGATAGCGACGGCGCATGTGGAGTACGAGACGCCCAAGCGTCACTATGCACACGTGGACTGTCCGGGGCATGCGGACTACATCAAGAACATGATTACGGGAGCGGCGCAGATGGACGGGGCGGTGCTGGTGGTGAGCGCGGCGGACGGGCCGATGCCGCAGACGCGGGAGCACGTACTGTTGGCGCGGCAGGTGAACGTGCCGTACATCGTGGTGTATTTGAACAAGACGGACATGGTGGACGATCCGGAGCTGCTGGAGCTGGTGGAGCTGGAGGTACGGGAGCTGTTGTCGAACTACGAGTTTCCAGGGGATGAGATACCGGTGGTGAAGGGGTCGGCGCTTCAGGCGATGAACTGCGGGTGCGGGAAGGAGGACTGTGAGAAGTGCAAGTCGGTCCTGGAGCTGTTGGATGCGATCGATGACTACATACCGACGCCGCAGCGGGACAAGGAGAAGCCGTTTTTGATGCCGGTGGAGGATGTGTTTTCGATTACGGGACGAGGGACGGTGGGGACGGGCCGAGTGGAGCGCGGGACGATCAAGGTTGGCGACAAGGTGGAGCGCGTG
The Deltaproteobacteria bacterium genome window above contains:
- the tuf gene encoding elongation factor Tu: MARKKFERTKPHINVGTIGHVDHGKTTLTSAMTNILSKTGLAEYIPFDDIDKAPEEKERGITIATAHVEYETPKRHYAHVDCPGHADYIKNMITGAAQMDGAVLVVSAADGPMPQTREHVLLARQVNVPYIVVYLNKTDMVDDPELLELVELEVRELLSNYEFPGDEIPVVKGSALQAMNCGCGKEDCEKCKSVLELLDAIDDYIPTPQRDKEKPFLMPVEDVFSITGRGTVGTGRVERGTIKVGDKVERVGVKETKETVVTGVEMFRKTLDQAEAGDNVGLLLRGIEKQELERGMVIAAPKTITPHMKFKGKVYVLTKEEGGRHTPFFNGYRPQFYFRTTDVTGVAQLPEGTEMVMPGDNVELAIELIMPIAMEKELRFAIREGGRTVGAGVVTEITE